The DNA segment AGCCCGATGACCCGGTCGACCTGGTTGGTGGTGCCGGGCTCGGTCGGGAGCCAGCCCAGCTGCATCTGCGTCGTGCACCCGGCGAGGGCGACAGTGGTGATCAGGGCGAGCGGGATCGCGGTCAAGCGAAGGCGTCGGTTGGAGCGCACCGGAGACCTCTCGTGGGGTGAGCGGGGAACATCGTCAGTCTACGTCACCGGCAGAGCCGCGACCGCCCCACGACGCTCCGAAACGTCTCCCAAAACGCCGATGAGCGGGGGCGCGCCGACCGGCGCTCCCCCGCTCATCGCGGGTGCGGTGCGAAACGTCAGTGGAAGCTGTCGCCGCAGGCGCAGCTTCCCTGCGCGTTCGGGTTGTCGATCGTGAAGCCCTGCTTCTGGATGCTGTCCTCGAAGTCGATCGAGGCCCCCTCCAGGTAGGGCACGCTCATCTTGTCGACCACGACCTCGACGCCGTCGAAGTCGCGCAGCGCATCGCCGTCGAGGACGCGCTCGTCGAAGTACAGCTGGTAGATCAGGCCCGAGCAGCCGCCGGGCTGCACGGCGAGGCGCAGGCGCAGGTCATCGCGACCCTCCTGCTCGAGCAACGACTTCACCTTGGCGGCGGCGGCCTCGGTGAGTGCGACGCCGTGGGTGGCCTCGCTCGTCGACGGGGTGAGAGCGGTGTCGGTCATGGTGACTCCTTGCGGATCGTGGTCTTCCAGCAGTGTACGCCGGGCTCCTGCGGGCGAGCGGAACCTAGGCAGCTCCCCCGCGCGCATCGAGCCGCGCGAGCAGCAGCGCCTCGGTGAGGATGGCGCGGTGCAGCACGCCGAGGTGCAGCGACTCGTCGGGGCTGTGGGCACGGGTGTGCGGGTCCTCCACCCCCGTGACGAGCACCTGGGCCTCGGGGAACACCTCGGCGAGCTGGGCGATGAACGGGATCGAGCCGCCGACGCCGGCCTGCACCGGCTCCTCGCCCCAGGCGTCGCGCATGGCCGCGAGGGCCTCGTCGACCGCCCAGCCGCGCGCATCCACGAGGAAGGGCTCACCGAGGTCGATCGCGTCGAACGCGAGATGCGCACCGAAGGGCGCGTGGGCGCGCAGGTGCCGCTCGACCGCGGCGAACGCGTCGGCGGCCCGCTGGCCCGGGGCGATGCGCACGCTGATCTTGACCCGCACGGAGGGCGAGAGGGTGTTGGAGGCGTTCTGCACGCTGGGCGCATCGATGCCCGTGACGGTGATCGCGGGCTGCGCCCAGATGCGGTGCAGCAGCTCACCGCGGCCGATCGGGGTGACGCCGTCGAGCAGGCCGGCCTCGTCGCGCAGACGCTGCTCCGGGATGCTCGGCACGGGCTGCTCGTGGCTCGTCAGACCCTCGACCGCGACGGACCCGTCGGCGTCGTGCAGGGTGGCGAGCAGACGGATCGCCGCGAGCATCGCATCCGGAACCGCACCGCCGAGCATGCCGGAGTGCGAGGCGTGCGCAAGGGTCGAGACGGTGAGGGTGAAGGTGGCGTTGCCGCGCAGGCCGACCGTCAGCGAAGGCGTCGTCGTGCTCCAGTTGTCGGAGTCGGCGACGACGATGACGTCGGCCGCGAGCAGCGCGCGGTGGCGCTCGAGGAGGGCGCCGAAGGAGCGGGAGCCGAACTCCTCCTCACCCTCGATGAAGACGGCGATGCCGAGGTCGAGCTCGCCGAGAGCCTCGACGACCGCGCGAATGGCGGCGACGTGCGCGATGACACCGGCCTTGTCGTCGGCGACGCCGCGGGCGTAGAGGCGGTCGCCGCGCAGGGTGGGCTCGAAGGGCGGTGAGCTCCAGGCCGTGTCCTCCCCCGGAGGCTGCACGTCGTGGTGGGCGTACAGCAGCACGGTCGGGCGGCCGTTGCGCGGCGCGCGGCGCGCGAGCACCGCCGGCTGGCCGAGGGCGCCGTCCGGACCGGGCGCCCGATCGACGAGCACCTCGTCGAACACGCCGAGGTCGGTCAGCAGCGCGGCCGTGCGATCGGCGGACGCCCGGACAGCTCCGGGGTCGAAGCCGTCCCACGACACCGAGGGGATGCGCACGAGC comes from the Microcella frigidaquae genome and includes:
- the erpA gene encoding iron-sulfur cluster insertion protein ErpA, which translates into the protein MTDTALTPSTSEATHGVALTEAAAAKVKSLLEQEGRDDLRLRLAVQPGGCSGLIYQLYFDERVLDGDALRDFDGVEVVVDKMSVPYLEGASIDFEDSIQKQGFTIDNPNAQGSCACGDSFH
- a CDS encoding dipeptidase, with product MTLDGSPASAWSTPETEEALRSSVQGGMPRAIAELSELVRIPSVSWDGFDPGAVRASADRTAALLTDLGVFDEVLVDRAPGPDGALGQPAVLARRAPRNGRPTVLLYAHHDVQPPGEDTAWSSPPFEPTLRGDRLYARGVADDKAGVIAHVAAIRAVVEALGELDLGIAVFIEGEEEFGSRSFGALLERHRALLAADVIVVADSDNWSTTTPSLTVGLRGNATFTLTVSTLAHASHSGMLGGAVPDAMLAAIRLLATLHDADGSVAVEGLTSHEQPVPSIPEQRLRDEAGLLDGVTPIGRGELLHRIWAQPAITVTGIDAPSVQNASNTLSPSVRVKISVRIAPGQRAADAFAAVERHLRAHAPFGAHLAFDAIDLGEPFLVDARGWAVDEALAAMRDAWGEEPVQAGVGGSIPFIAQLAEVFPEAQVLVTGVEDPHTRAHSPDESLHLGVLHRAILTEALLLARLDARGGAA